In Actinoplanes lobatus, the DNA window TGACCCAGAATGATCACCATGCCGGGGATTCGTTTGGGGTTCGATGTCGATGCTGTGGAGAACGTCGATGGTGGGTGGCGACTGGAGGGGACCCCGGACTTCCACCCGCGCCACTGGCCGCGGGCCGGGGACCGGCTCGACCGGTATACGCGGACCTTCCACGACGTCAAGGCCGTCGATCTGATCGTTGTCGAGGTCTCCGCCGAGTATGTCGTCGTGGCGGGCACGGGTGGGGAGTTGCTGCGTGGGGCGGGATCGCTGTCCGGGGCTCGGACAGCCGACCCGACGGGCGAGGCGCCGTCACTCGCGGAGATCTTCGGACTGGATCCGGCTCGAGACGCGTTCGAGTGGTCGGAGATCGAGTCGGCGCTCGGGGTCACGCTCCCGTCCGACTACAAGCGGTTCACCGGAACCCATGGCGCCCACACGGTCGACGACCATCTCCTTCTCCTGCGCGAGGACATTCTCGAAGAGAACGAGTGGGCCCGCGAGTGCGTCCGCCTCGACTTCGGCGGACCAGGCACCGACTACACCGAACCCTGGTCGCTCGGTGATGCTTCCCGCTGGACCGCGGATCGCGCGGACGTCCCGGAGTGGTTCGCGCCCGGTGACGATCTCGTGCTGTGGGGCCTCACCGGGAACAGCGACCTGCTGCTCTGGCACGTCCGGCCCGGTGCGGCCCCGGACGACTGGCCTGTGGTGCTCAAGGAGCGGGGCCCGCTGTGGGAGCGGTTCGAGGGAGGGTTCGACGCCACGCTGAGTGGGCTGCTCACCGGTGATCTGCAGTCGGGGTATCTGAGCCGGCGTTTTGGCGGGCCGCACTCATATCGCTGAGCCGGGCGATCTGCGGGATGGCCAGGAAGCGGGACAGTTCCTCCGGGGAGCCGATGGCCGGGCGCAGGTCGGGCCGGTTGGCGTACTCGTGGACGGCTCGGGCCAGGAACTCGGCGTCGACACCGATCGCCGTCAGGGTCGTGGCGTTTCGGGAGCGGAGGCCCCGCCTGCGGACCGCTTTCGGATCAGCCAGGAAGAGGGCGATCTGCTGTTCCCCGCGTGGGAGGGCCGACCGCGGGGTCTCGAGAGCGGACCACGGCACGAGGAGCGAGCCGAAAAACCGGCGTTCCTCGATGCCGTCCGGGCGCAGCCGCATCACGGCCCCGCGCAGCACCATGGCCCAAACCGCGCCCAGCATCGCGGCCCAGAGCAGGGCGAAGACGGCCGTGAGCCAGATTTCGCCCGGGTACACCGCGAGGTCGCGAACCATGCCGCTGAGATTGCGGCCGACCAGGAGAGTCCAGCCCACAGCGACGAGGACCACGCCCGGGCTCACCGGAACATCGAACGCGGGCACGCCGGGCCGGGCCACCAGGATCGCCGGGCGATGGGACCGGAGCACCGCGATCGCCGCCAGAAGGGGTACGAGACCCAGCCCGCCGAACGCCAGTATCCAGCCGAAACCGGGGCCGATCCGCGCCAGAGCCACGTCGCCGGCCACCGCCGCCAGCAGCGCGGCCAGCAGCACCGCCGCGCGCCATCGGACCAGGAGGGTCAGCAGGGTGATCTTCACGGCGGCAGGGTAGGCGGCCTCACCCCGTACCGATGAAATGGGGTTAGAGGACGAAGCCCGCGATCATCTGGCTGAGGGCACGGATGTCGGAGTCGGCCTTGAATTCGAGGCGGACCTTGCCGAGGCCGCTGAACCACATCTCCAGCTCGGAATCCCGGTCGAAGTTGCCGGCCGTCTCGATCGAGAACGCCTGGATCTTGCCGTAGGGCAGCGACGTGTAGTCGACCTTCTTGCCGGTCATGCCCTGCACGTTGGCGGCGATCAGCCGCTTGTTGGTGAAGACCACGAAGTCGCGGGTCGTCTTGAACGCCGCGATCAGCTGCTCTCCGGGGATGAGCAGCGGCGCCACCTGCGGGTAGACCGAGGCCGGGTCGCACGGGTTGAGCTTGAACACCGATGGGCTGGAGAAGTCAATCACGACCTCACGTTAGCGGGCCTACGCTCCACCCCGCCGGATCCTCGGCGACCCGCCGCCGGACCGCGGCCCGGATGGCCTCGGCGTCGGGCGGGCCGGTGAGCGCGTAGTACGCCGGGGTGAGCGTGTGGGCCAGCTCGAAGTCGCGGCCGGACGCGGCGAGTCGGCCGATCAGCTCGGCCAGCGAATTCAGGCCCAGGTAGGCGGCGGCTTCGGCCGCCGCGCCGAGCTGCTCGGGGGTGTGGACGTCGAGGACCCAGTCGAGGCCGTCGCCCATTACGCCGGCATGAAACCCGACGAGGTACGACAGATGCCGCAACCCCCGCGGCGCGGTCTCGGGCGCGCCGTCGAGGTGAAGGTCGCCGGCTCGGTCCCACATCGCCTCGACGACGTCCCGCAGCAGGTAGCCGCCGCGGTCGACCACCCAGTCCGGCACCGGCCGCCAGCAGAGGGCCGGCACATCGGCGGCCGTCAGCACGTCGAGGCCCCGCGACCGGGGCAGCACCGCGGCGGCCGGCACGGTCCCGGGGATGTTCGCCTGCCGGATCGCGGTCTCCCCCGCGGCATCCGACTCGGCCAGGTCGAACCAGCGGCCACCGTCACGAAGTTGGACGTGACACCGCTCCGCGTCGATGATCCACACCTGGAGCAGGTTGCCGCGGGAGAAGACCGGGGCATCGGCGGCGGACGCGTCCGCGTACGCCTCGGGAAGATCTTCAAAAGAGATCGTCCGCCGCCCGCCCGGGGCGTTGTAGGTGAAGAGCTCGACCGTCAACGCAGGGTCACCTCGGCGGCGTCGGTGAGGCGGGTCAGCTTCTCCGGGTTGCGCACGTAGTAGAGGCCGGTGATCCGCCCCTGGTCCACCCGCGCGGCCATCACCCCGTCGAACTCGCCGTCGACGTGGAAGGCCAGCGCCGGGCTGCCGTTGACCGTGGCGAACGCCGTGGTGTAGCTGAACTGCCCCTTCCGCAGGCCGCCGAGCATGAAGCGGGCCACCTTGTCGGCGCCGCTGATCGGGCGGGCCGCCGCCTGCTTGAGACCGCCGCCGTCGGCGATCAGGACGGTGTCCGGCGCCAGCACGTGGAGCAGCCCCTGGAGGTCACCGCCGGCGAGCGCCTTCTGGAACGAGTCGAGGGCGGCGCGGACCTCGTTCTCCGAGACGGTCTGCCGGGGACGCCGGGCGTCGACGTGCTGCCGGGCCCGGTGGGCGATCTGGCGGACCGCCGCCGGGGTCTTGCCGACCGCCTCCGCGATCTCGTCGTAGCCCACGTCGAACACCTCGCGCAGCACGAAGACGGCCCGTTCGGTCGGCGCCAGGGTCTCCAGCACCAGCATCATGGCCATCGACATGCTCTCGGCGAGTTCCACGTCGCCGGACGCGTCGGGGGTGGTGAGCAGCGGCTCGGGCAGCCAGGAGCCGACGTACGACTCGCGGCGCCGCTGCATCGTACGGAGCCGGTTGAGGGCCTGCCGGGTGGTGATCCGGACCAGGTAGGCGCGCCGGTCCCGGACCTGGTCGAGGTCGACGTCGGCCCAGCGCAGCCAGGTCTCCTGGAGCACGTCCTCGGCGTCCGCCGCGGAGCCGAGCATCTCGTACGCCACCGTGAAGAGCAGGTTGCGGTAGGTGACGAAGTCGTCGGTGGCGTCGCGCATATCGATCATCATGCGACACCGGCGGCGGTGGTGACGGCCTGGGCGCGGTTGCGGTCGTGGGTCCACAGATCGCGTACGCCCGGACGGCGCGCCTCGTCGGCCAGTTGCTTGACGGTGTGGACCACCACGAACTCCTTGAGTTTGCCGCCGGGCCGCCCGCCCAGGTACAGCGGGAGGGCGCGGTCGTCGCGCCGGGCGAACTGGAAGATCCCGGCCCGCCGGCCGAGGCTGATGCACTGGCCGGCGAACCCGACCCCGGCGTCCGCGGGTGTGGTGCCGGCGATGCGGCTGAGCACGGTCTCGGCCGCCTGCGGGCCGAGCTGGACCGCGGACTGGCAGCCCATCCGGTACGGCCGTCCGGACGGCGCCGCCGCGTCCCCGGCCGCCACGATGGTCGGGTCGTCGACGCTGGTCAGGGTCTCGTCGGTGATCAGCCGGCCGGCGTCGTCGGTGGTGAGGCCGCTGCGGGCGGCGAGGTCCGGGACGCTGAATCCGGCCGCCCACACGGTCAGCGGGCTGGGCAGTTCCCGGCCGTCGGCGAGGCGGACGCTGTCCGGGGTGACCGCGGTGACGGATGCGCCGGGCCCGTCGACCACCCGAACCCCGAGCCGGGCCAGCTGTCCGGCGACCGAGCGGCGTCCGTTGGTGTGCAGGTACGGGTTGAGGACGTCCCCGCACACGAGGGTCACCGTGTGCCCGGCCTCGGCGAGTTCGGCGGCGGTCTCGATACCGGTCGGCCCGGCGCCGACGACCGTCACGGCGGAGGCGGCCTCCACGAGCGGCCGCAGCCGGCGCGCGTCCTCCAGGGTGGCGATCGGGTGGGCGTGCTCGGGCGCCCGCGGGCTGCCGCTGCCGACCGCGTAGATCAGGTGGTCGTAGCCCATGGTCGCGCCGTCGGTGAGGGTGAGGGTGCGGGTGGGGGCGTCGATCCGGTTGACGGTGGCGGTGCGCAGCCGCACCCGGTCGGCGAGCACGTCGCGGTAGTCGACGACCGCCTCGTGGTTGCCGCGGACGAGCTGGTGCAGGCGGAGCCGTTCGACGAAGACCGGGCGCGGGTTGATCAGCGTGACGGTCACGCCGGCGTGGCGGGTGAGACGGTTGGCGGCCATGACACCGGCGTAGCCGCCGCCGATCACTACAACGTTCATCGGAAACTCCCTGAGGCTCGTTCGGGCGGTTCGGGCACGAGACACCGGCCGGCCGGGGAGTGTGACATCTGTGAGCCGCCTCACCCCGGCGTTGACCGGGGTGAGACGTCACGCCTGGGATCAGGCCTTGCAGTTGTTCTTCTTGTTCCAGGCGGCGACCGCCTTGACCGGGCTCTTCTGCCCGCCCTTGCGCCACGAGGTGAGGTACGACGCGGGCCAGACGACGCCGCGGCGGACCTTCCAGTCGCCGGTCTTCTTGCACGCCGGCGAGATGCCGTAGTGCACGTGGCAGACGCCGCTGGAGTTGCCGGTCTTGCCGACCTTGCCCAGCGACTGCCCGGCCTTGACCCGGACACCCTTCTTGATGCCGGCGGTCACCTTGCTCAGGTGCGAGCCGTAGTAGCGGACGCCGTCGTCACCGAGGATGGAGACGAACTTGCCACCGTTGTACGGCCCGTCCGGCACGCCCTTCTTGTACTTGTCGACCCGGCTCACCTCGAGGACGACACCACCGGTGGTGGCGACGAACGGCTTGCCACAGGCGGCGAAGATGTCCGTCGCCGGGTAGCCGGAGTGGGTCTTGTGGTAGGAGGCGTTCTTCGCCCGTACCGGGAAGACGTACTTGTAGGTGGCGGCGGCCGCGGCCAGTTCGACCTCGACGGGCGCCACGGCGGCCGCGGGCGCGGCCTCCACTGCGGGCTCCGCGGGAGTCGACGCGGGGGCGCCGCAGCCGGAGAGGCTGACGGCGGCCGCGGCAAATCCCGCCAACCATAGTTTCTTTCGCATCGCGACACCTTAGGCCGGGACGGTCGCGTCCCGCTGTCCCGGGGTTGAGGCCCGCTGTTGCGGGGCCAGCGCCCGGCGAGCCCAGGCGCGGACGTCGGCGTCCGGATCGTCGGCGGCGGCCCGCAGGGCGGCGGCCACGTCCGGTCGGCCGGGCCAGCCGCCGAGGGAGCGGACGGCGGCCTTGCGGACGTCGAGGTTGTCGTCGCGGGCGGCGCCGGCCAGGGCCGGGGCGGCGACGTCCGGCTCGGCGGCGGCCAGGCCCTTGGCGGCGCCCTCGCGCACCTGCCATGCCGGGTCGCCGAGCGCGGCGCCCTCGCGCACCTGCCATGCCGGGTCGCCGAGCGCGGCGACCGCGGTGGCGGCGAGCGGCGGCGGGCAGCCGATGCCGGCGGCCGCGGCCAGTGCGGCCGCCCGGACCAGCACGTCGTCGTCGCCGGTGAGCCGATGCAGGGTGGCGGCGGCGGCCGGGTCACCGACCGTGCCGAGGCCGTGCGCGGCCGCCACCCGCACCTCGCGGGCCGGGTCGAGGGCGGCCGCGGCGAGACCGCCGACGTCGTCGCGGCGGACCAGACCGCGGACGGCCTGGAGACGGACCGCCACGTCGACGTCCTCGGCGGCGGCCCGGAAGTCGGCGGGAGTGCCCAGATCGATGATCCGCAGGAGCTCGATCACGATCTCGCGGACCGCGGTGTCGGTGCTCGCGTAGCCGGCCCGCAGCCGCCCGGCCAGGTCCTCGGTGGCGGGCAGGACGTCGGCGAGTTCCCGCAGGCCGGTCACCGCGGCGGCGCGCACCGTGCGGTCGGGGTCGGCGAGGGCGCCGACCAGGGCGTCGGCCACTCCGGGCGGGGCGACCTCGGTGAGCGTCGCGACGGCGGTACGGCGTACGCCCGCGTCGGCGTCGTCGAGGTACTGGGCGAAAGCGGTCAGGGCGGGTTCCTGTTCGGCGAGCGCGAGGACGGCCACGATGCGTGCGGCCGCCGCGGTCGAGGTGCTCTCACCCGTACGATCGACGGTTTTGTGCAGTGCGGTGGCGCCGAATCGCCGGGGCTCGGAAACGGGGGTTTCGGCGGGGCCCGGCGGGGGCTGGAATCCGTCGACCGGGAACAGGTATTCGGCGACCGGCCGTTTGACGAATTCCATCTCACCGGCGGCGTCGCGGCGCAGATTGAGGTGGTAGAGCCATTCGTCGTCGTCACGGGACGGGTGGTCGGCGCGGTCGTGGTAGAGGCCCCAGCGGCTCTCGGTGCGCACGAGGGAGGCGCGGGCGGCCATCTCGGCGCAGTCGCGGATGAAACTGACCTCCACGCAGCGCATGAGCTCGTGCGGGGTGCGGCCGCCCATCTCGGCGATCTCGCCGGTCATCCGGTGGAACGTCTCGACGGCGATCTCGAGTTTGGCGGCCGATTTCGGCGGCGCCACATAGTCGTTGACGAAGCGGCGCAGCTTGTATTCGACCTGCTGCTGGGGCGGCCCGTCGGGGTGCTCCAGCGGGCGATAGATGAGTTCCCGGGCAGCCTCGATCTGATCTTCGGGGAGAACCGCCGCGTGAGCGCCGAGACCGGCCGCATGCGTCCCGGCCAAATCCCCGTAGACGAACGCCCCGATCATGTAGTTGTGCGGCACACACGCCAGATCCCCGGCCGCATAGAGGCCCGGAACCGTGGTCGCCCCGTTCTCGTCGACCCACACCCCCGACGCGGAATGCCCGCCGCACAACCCGATCTCGGAGATGTGCATCTCGATGTCATGGGTGCGGTAATCGTGGCCGCGCCCGGCGTGGAACGTCCCCCGCGACGGCCGTTCGGTGGAGTGCAGAATGCCCTCCACGGTGGCGATCGTCTCGTCCGGCAGATGGCTGAGCTTCAGATAGATCGGCCCGCGGTCGGAGTCGAGTTCCCGGGCCACCTCGGACATCATCTGCCCGGACCAGTAGTCGCAGTCGACGAACCGTTCGCCCCGGTTGTTGACCTGATAGCCGCCGAACGGATTGGCCACATAGGCGCAGGCCGGCCCGTTGTAATCCTTGATCAGCGGGTTGATCTGGAAGCATTCGATCCCGGACAGCTCCGCCCCGGCGTGGTAGGCCATGGCGTACCCGTCGCCGGCGTTGGTCGGGTTCTCGTAGGTGCCGTAGAGGTAGCCGCTGGCCGGCAGGCCGAGCCGACCGCACGCGCCGGTGGCCAGGACGACGGCGTTCGCGGTCACGGTGACGAACTCGCCGCTGCGGGTGTCGAACCCGGCCGCGCCGACCGCCCGGCCCTCATGGGTGAGGACCCGGACCGGCATGACCCGGTTCTCGATCTGGATCCGCTCCCGGTTGTGGCGGCTGCGCAGCACCCGGTAGAGGACCTTCTTGATGTCGCGGCCCTCCGGCATCGGCAGCACGTACCGGCCGGAGCGGTGCACCTGGCGGACCGCGTACTCGCCGTACTCGTCCTTCTCGAACTTGACGCCGTACCTCTCCAGCCGTTGCACCATGGCGTGGCCGCGGACCGCGGTCTGGTGGACGGTGCGCTGGTTGACGATGCCGTCGTTGGCGCGGGTGATCTCGCGGACGTAGTCCTCGGGGGTGGCCTTGCCCGGGATGACCGCGTTGTTGACGCCGTCCATGCCCATGGCCAGCGCCCCGGAGTGCCGGACGTGCGCCTTCTCCAGCAGCAGGAC includes these proteins:
- a CDS encoding NAD(P)/FAD-dependent oxidoreductase: MNVVVIGGGYAGVMAANRLTRHAGVTVTLINPRPVFVERLRLHQLVRGNHEAVVDYRDVLADRVRLRTATVNRIDAPTRTLTLTDGATMGYDHLIYAVGSGSPRAPEHAHPIATLEDARRLRPLVEAASAVTVVGAGPTGIETAAELAEAGHTVTLVCGDVLNPYLHTNGRRSVAGQLARLGVRVVDGPGASVTAVTPDSVRLADGRELPSPLTVWAAGFSVPDLAARSGLTTDDAGRLITDETLTSVDDPTIVAAGDAAAPSGRPYRMGCQSAVQLGPQAAETVLSRIAGTTPADAGVGFAGQCISLGRRAGIFQFARRDDRALPLYLGGRPGGKLKEFVVVHTVKQLADEARRPGVRDLWTHDRNRAQAVTTAAGVA
- a CDS encoding M23 family metallopeptidase, translating into MRKKLWLAGFAAAAVSLSGCGAPASTPAEPAVEAAPAAAVAPVEVELAAAAATYKYVFPVRAKNASYHKTHSGYPATDIFAACGKPFVATTGGVVLEVSRVDKYKKGVPDGPYNGGKFVSILGDDGVRYYGSHLSKVTAGIKKGVRVKAGQSLGKVGKTGNSSGVCHVHYGISPACKKTGDWKVRRGVVWPASYLTSWRKGGQKSPVKAVAAWNKKNNCKA
- a CDS encoding fumarate reductase/succinate dehydrogenase flavoprotein subunit, with product MTRHLTTDVLVIGGGTAGTMAALSAAEAGANVLLLEKAHVRHSGALAMGMDGVNNAVIPGKATPEDYVREITRANDGIVNQRTVHQTAVRGHAMVQRLERYGVKFEKDEYGEYAVRQVHRSGRYVLPMPEGRDIKKVLYRVLRSRHNRERIQIENRVMPVRVLTHEGRAVGAAGFDTRSGEFVTVTANAVVLATGACGRLGLPASGYLYGTYENPTNAGDGYAMAYHAGAELSGIECFQINPLIKDYNGPACAYVANPFGGYQVNNRGERFVDCDYWSGQMMSEVARELDSDRGPIYLKLSHLPDETIATVEGILHSTERPSRGTFHAGRGHDYRTHDIEMHISEIGLCGGHSASGVWVDENGATTVPGLYAAGDLACVPHNYMIGAFVYGDLAGTHAAGLGAHAAVLPEDQIEAARELIYRPLEHPDGPPQQQVEYKLRRFVNDYVAPPKSAAKLEIAVETFHRMTGEIAEMGGRTPHELMRCVEVSFIRDCAEMAARASLVRTESRWGLYHDRADHPSRDDDEWLYHLNLRRDAAGEMEFVKRPVAEYLFPVDGFQPPPGPAETPVSEPRRFGATALHKTVDRTGESTSTAAAARIVAVLALAEQEPALTAFAQYLDDADAGVRRTAVATLTEVAPPGVADALVGALADPDRTVRAAAVTGLRELADVLPATEDLAGRLRAGYASTDTAVREIVIELLRIIDLGTPADFRAAAEDVDVAVRLQAVRGLVRRDDVGGLAAAALDPAREVRVAAAHGLGTVGDPAAAATLHRLTGDDDVLVRAAALAAAAGIGCPPPLAATAVAALGDPAWQVREGAALGDPAWQVREGAAKGLAAAEPDVAAPALAGAARDDNLDVRKAAVRSLGGWPGRPDVAAALRAAADDPDADVRAWARRALAPQQRASTPGQRDATVPA
- a CDS encoding SMI1/KNR4 family protein, which gives rise to MPGIRLGFDVDAVENVDGGWRLEGTPDFHPRHWPRAGDRLDRYTRTFHDVKAVDLIVVEVSAEYVVVAGTGGELLRGAGSLSGARTADPTGEAPSLAEIFGLDPARDAFEWSEIESALGVTLPSDYKRFTGTHGAHTVDDHLLLLREDILEENEWARECVRLDFGGPGTDYTEPWSLGDASRWTADRADVPEWFAPGDDLVLWGLTGNSDLLLWHVRPGAAPDDWPVVLKERGPLWERFEGGFDATLSGLLTGDLQSGYLSRRFGGPHSYR
- a CDS encoding PH domain-containing protein, whose product is MIDFSSPSVFKLNPCDPASVYPQVAPLLIPGEQLIAAFKTTRDFVVFTNKRLIAANVQGMTGKKVDYTSLPYGKIQAFSIETAGNFDRDSELEMWFSGLGKVRLEFKADSDIRALSQMIAGFVL
- a CDS encoding RNA polymerase sigma-70 factor, with product MRDATDDFVTYRNLLFTVAYEMLGSAADAEDVLQETWLRWADVDLDQVRDRRAYLVRITTRQALNRLRTMQRRRESYVGSWLPEPLLTTPDASGDVELAESMSMAMMLVLETLAPTERAVFVLREVFDVGYDEIAEAVGKTPAAVRQIAHRARQHVDARRPRQTVSENEVRAALDSFQKALAGGDLQGLLHVLAPDTVLIADGGGLKQAAARPISGADKVARFMLGGLRKGQFSYTTAFATVNGSPALAFHVDGEFDGVMAARVDQGRITGLYYVRNPEKLTRLTDAAEVTLR